A section of the Triticum dicoccoides isolate Atlit2015 ecotype Zavitan chromosome 7A, WEW_v2.0, whole genome shotgun sequence genome encodes:
- the LOC119331060 gene encoding uncharacterized protein LOC119331060: protein MSYLIFAVVCRLCAPQISGNPSNFDAVPRNAAMLNQLYASSSSTPTATLSPQQEDVINFLISRARPLNRTSAFNWATHTSDFAQRGTDSTLALAFGNLSLGQPGSQQMAPRELMQNSYGTPAMRVPSLHQPGPAQLTPQGMMQNREVLPAVDVKGKGPALGVGQQDLRVHVACLMADDGTTGAAGLLIKRETWQFICALCFPMRSTEETVLFAAACCEGIKVAQAYQPTSIVLESHLFHLVDLLLGGAHAPCRDMEELTTLLHLSHCRVQHITEDSNGAARRLAMHCLLSEEAEIYFSAPDWLVLT, encoded by the exons ATGAGCTATCTAATTTTTGCTGTTGTTTGCAGACTTTGTGCGCCTCAGATATCTGGTAATCCATCCAATTTCGATGCAG TGCCCAGAAATGCTGCAATGCTTAATCAATTGTATGCTTCTAGCTCAAGCACTCCAACTGCAACGCTTTCTCCACAACAGGAAGATG TGATCAATTTTCTGATCTCACGTGCCAGACCGCTTAATCGAACATCTGCTTTTAACTGGGCAACTCATACTTCAGATTTTGCTCAACGGGGGACTGATTCTACTCTTG CACTGGCATTTGGAAACCTATCTCTGGGCCAACCGGGATCCCAGCAAATGGCTCCACGGGAGCTGATGCAGAACAGCTATGGTACACCTGCAATGAGAGTACCATCTCTGCACCAACCTGGACCAGCGCAACTCACTCCACAGGGGATGATGCAGAACAGAGAAG TGCTGCCCGCAGTAGATGTCAAAGGAAAGGGACCTGCATTAGGAGTAGGCCAGCAAGACCTGCGGGTCCATGTGGCTTGTTTGATGGCAGATGACGGCACTACAGGTGCTGCAGGGTTGTTGATCAAGAGGGAAACATGGCAGTTCATCTGCGCGTTATGTTTTCCGATGCGGAGCACAGAGGAGACGGTTCTTTTTGCAGCTGCTTGTTGTGAAGGGATCAAAGTTGCTCAGGCCTATCAACCTACTAGCATTGTACTGGAGTCCCATCTATTCCATCTGGTCGACCTGCTACTTGGCGGCGCTCATGCTCCCTGCCGAGATATGGAAGAGTTGACGACATTACTGCATCTCTCACATTGCAGAGTGCAGCACATCACGGAAGATTCCAATGGTGCTGCTCGTCGACTGGCCATGCATTGTTTGCTGTCAGAGGAGGCCGAGATATACTTCAGTGCTCCTGATTGGCTTGTCCTTACTTAG
- the LOC119329725 gene encoding uncharacterized protein LOC119329725, which yields MRPHATGVEKATVPYGSWDSPISAVAVSSAGKTVEGLAVAGDGRLLWVETRPEEGGRAVLVKEGAGADGRGSDVTPQEFAVRSLAQEYGGGAFAVQGDVVVFSNYSDQRLYKQTVGDNSPLPLTPDYGGSVVRYADGVFDPHFNRYVTVMEDHRKSGSNPITTVAAVSTSVEDVNEPTVLLSGNDFYAFPRIDPTEKRMAWIEWSDPNMSWDKAELWVGYFSSKGEVEKRICIAGGDPMIVESPTEPKWSSKGELFFITDRQSGFWNIYKWDEQSNVVVQVYSLDAEFSKPMWVFGVSSYAFLGNDDQSQKIVCCYRQNGKSYVGLLDHDSGSFSKIDLPFSAVTNIVSADGSFYVEGASASLPVSIAKVTLDEKRTMATDFSIVWSSSEDIKKYTPYFSLPEFMEFPTVIPGQHAYAYFYPPYNHTFQGSSDEKPPLLVRTHGGPTDEARGILDLSVQYWTSRGWAFVDVNYGGSAGYGREYRERLLGQWGVVDVNDCCSCATFLVATGRVDAQRLCVTGESAGGFTTLACLAFRQTFKAGSSLYGIADLASLRADMHKFEAYYIDNLVGNKQAYFERSPINFVERFTCPVILFQGLDDPVVSPDQATTIYKAIKDKGLPVALVEYEGEQHGFRKAENIKFTLEQQMMFFARLVGHFKVADNIAPIKIDNFDKAL from the exons ATGCGCCCGCACGCCACGGGCGTCGAGAAGGCGACCGTGCCGTACGGCTCCTGGGATTCGCCGATCAGCGCCGTCGCCGTCTCCTCCGCCGGGAAGACCGTCGAGGGGCTCGCCGTCGCCGGCGACGGCCGGCTCCTCTGGGTCGAGACGCGCCCCGAGGAAGGAGG aCGCGCGGTTCTCGTGAAGGAAGGGGCGGGCGCAGACGGCAGAGGTTCGGATGTGACGCCGCAGGAGTTCGCCgtgcggtccctggcgcaggagtacGGCGGTGGCGCGTTCGCCGTGCAGGGGGATGTCGTCGTGTTCTCCAATTACAGCGACCAGCGCCTGTACAAGCAAACCGTCGGAG ATAATTCACCACTACCTCTGACACCGGATTATGGTGGATCGGTTGTCCGCTATGCGGACGGTGTCTTTGACCCTCACTTCAATCGTTATGTCACTGTAATGGAAG ATCACCGCAAGAGTGGCTCAAATCCCATCACAACAGTTGCTGCTGTGAGCACAAGTGTTGAAGATGTTAATG AACCAACTGTGCTGCTCAGTGGGAATGACTTCTATGCCTTTCCACGCATTGATCCAACTGAAAAACGCATGGCATGGATTGAATGGAGTGACCCAAACATGTCATGGGATAAAGCAGAACTATGGGTTGGATATTTCTCCAGCAAAGG AGAGGTGGAAAAACGTATTTGCATTGCTGGTGGAGACCCAATGATAGTAGAATCTCCTACTGAACCCAAGTGGTCTTCAAAAG GTGAACTGTTCTTCATAACTGACCGACAGAGTggattttggaatatttataaatGG GATGAGCAGAGCAATGTGGTCGTGCAAGTGTACTCACTTGATGCTGAATTCTCGAAGCCAATGTGGGTTTTTGGTGTCAGCTCCTATGCTTTCCTCGGAAATGACGACCAGAGTCAGAAAATAGTTTGCTGCTACAG GCAGAATGGGAAGTCATATGTTGGGTTGCTGGACCATGATtcagggtcattttcaaaaattgaCCTTCCCTTCTCTGCTGTAACTAACATA gtttctgcaGATGGATCTTTCTATGTTGAAGGTGCATCTGCTAGTCTTCCAGTATCGATAGCAAAG GTGACACTAGATGAAAAGAGAACAATGGCAACTGACTTTTCTATAGTTTGGTCCTCCTCAGAGGACATAAAGAAATATACACCCTACTTTAGTTTGCCTGAATTTATGGAGTTCCCAACCGTAATCCCTGGCCAGCATGCTTATGCTTATTTCTATCCTCCATACAACCATACTTTCCAAGGTTCATCAGATGAGAAGCCTCCGTTATTGGTCAGAACCCATG GTGGacctacagatgaagcacgtgggaTTCTTGATCTTAGTGTGCAATACTGGACGAGCCGAGGATGGGCATTCGTTGATGTTAACTATGGGGGAAGTGCAG GCTATGGGAGGGAGTATCGAGAGAGGCTTTTAGGGCAATGGGGTGTTGTGGATGTAAATGATTGCTGCAGCTGTGCTACATTTCTG GTGGCAACTGGAAGAGTAGACGCGCAACGACTCTGTGTAACAGGGGAATCTGCTGGTGGATTCACAACTTTAGCTTGCCTTGCTTTTAGACAGACGTTCAAGGCTGGTTCTTCTTTATACGGG ATTGCTGACTTAGCTTCATTAAGGGCAGACATGCACAAGTTTGAGGCGTACTATATTGACAACCTTGTGG GGAATAAGCAGGCTTACTTTGAGAGGTCGCCAATAAACTTCGTTGAGAGATTTACATGTCCGGTCATTTTGTTTCAAGGATTGGATGACCCG GTTGTATCACCAGATCAGGCAACAACGATATACAAGGCTATAAAGGACAAAGGTCTGCCTGTTGCTTTGGTTGAGTATGAAGGGGAACAACATGGTTTCCGCAAG GCTGAGAACATCAAGTTTACCTTGGAGCAGCAGATGATGTTCTTCGCAAGATTGGTGGGGCACTTCAAGGTGGCAGATAACATTGCTCCAATCAAGATAGACAATTTTGATAAAGCCTTGTGA